CTGTTATCTTTAATGCTacattataaattaaagatgGATATGAACCACATCTTGATTTTGCAAGTTGAACTAATTGTTTGCTTCTTcttgattttaaaaatctttctaaattaaaagttAATGGGATGGAGTCCTTAATTTTTCTCATTGAAGTCCTTGGATCAATTGTAATTAAATCCTTAAATTCATACacttcttttaattttgttagGAATTGAACTTtagctttatttttagcTTCAGCTTTTTTCCTTAAATCAGATAATGGTGAATTTCGTGGTATGGAGGCATATTCTTTTTGATATAAAGTATTCCAAAAATCATTCATTGGGATATAATGTAAATCAGAAACCCTCACCAGAAACCCTGATTCTACCAATTTAACCAAGACTGTAgataatttagatttagttatatttttttgattagTAGTAATAGATTGCAAATCATTTGGTGTTAAAGAGCCTAgagataaaatattttgaacgATTTGAGTAGCAATTGTGGAATTAAATTGTAAATCGATTTCTTCCAAGATCAACCCAGAATATAACCATAACAATGGACcttcttcattaaaatagtaatagGTGTTAGATTTACCTTTAAAGTCTCTTTCTGTATGATATCTTACACATCTTAATTGGATCAAAGAAACCAAGATTGATTTGATTACTTTTGGTctaaattgatttaatctGTCATAAATTTCACGAACAGTTAGTCGACCTTTATCAATCAACAGTTCAATCACTAGTTTAGCCCTTTCCCCAATGTGAGTATTAACCAATTCACTATAAAGGAACAACTCTGGACTTACAGTTCTTTGTTCTAAGGAGGAAACTGCAAATAAAtcctcttcttcatcattagTTTTGTTAGGAAGACTATTAACTTGTGATGATTCCGTAATAGAAGACATAGTCGTTCCTGCAGATTAAATAGGAGAAGTGAGTAACGGATCTTGagtttaaaattttgaattatattcaaaataattttacaatcgatattttctatacatttatttatatatatatacatatatttgCTCATCgcttaatatttattttttttttttcaattttcccAAAACGTCAAAAGTTTTTCAGAGCACGTGCTGCAAAAGACTTTCTATTTTAGGCCAATTTTCTGGGATTTTGTCACTTTGGACGTCCGAACTCTAACGGagtttattttgaaattaaggTTGCTCGAAGTGCGAGATGTATTTATACCCCCAGGAAGGtcaagaattagaaaagaaagCTGGGTTAAAGAAGATCAAGTCTGAGATCCTAGTAAGCAACATTTGATTAACACATAAACTTTTCAGCTTTTAAAGACACAGTTTGTTGGAaagttatatttttgtaaattcaAAAGAGCAAAGTTATAACAGGAATAAGTGTcgttattattcaattattatttttatatttcatcccatttacaattttatctttttcttaaaaaataaaataaaaaaatgttaagATCAGGTTTAAGAAAATCAATGTTAGCCCAAAGTGCTAGATTCTATAATGTGTCTGCTGTTGATACTCCAAGTGCAGTTTCTTCCTTAGCTGTCAGAGTCCGTGGTGGTTCAAGATATTCTGATAAGGATGGTGTTTCTCATTTGTTATCTAGATTTAATTACCAAGATACCGCTGAAAAATCCTCTCTAAGATTAGTAAGAGAATCTGAATTGTTGGGTGGTAAATTACAATCTACTGTCGATAGAGAATATATCACTTTATCTGCTCAATTCTTGAAACAAGATTTACCTTATTTTGTCGAAGCTATTGGCAATGTTTTATCTAAAACTTCATTCAATAAATGGGAATTAACAGAATCTGTCTTACCAGCAGCTCAACGTGATTTCCAAGTCTCTCTTTTAGACTCTGTTAAGACTGCTGAAAATGGGTTATTCAACCTTACTTTCAGAAACAGTGATGGTTTGGGTAAGCCAGTCTTATATGACGGTATAGAAGAAATCAATgttgatgatattaaaaacttCTCTCAAAAGATATATACaaaggaaaatattgaaatcgTTGGTAGAGCCGTCAATGAAGCCGACTTGAAAAAATTCGTAGAAGAATCAGCAATCTCTCAATTGCCAACAGGTACATCTTTGGCTAGCTCTCAACCACCAAAGACTTTCAGTGGCGAAGCCAGATATAGATCTGCTGTTTTGGGTGAAAACGTCTGTGGTATTAGTGTACCTGTCAAGAAAGAACAATTCGATGAATTTGAAGTCTTGGCCAACTATTTGAAATCTCCATTAAGTGGTGATTCAATTTATAAAACTGTTGATGATTGTCAATTACTAAGATTCAATGATATTGGTCTCTTTACATTATATGTCAAGGGAACTGATCCAGCTCAAGTAGGTACTAATATCAAGGCTATTGTCaatcaattaaaacaagGCCAAGATATCACCAAGGCAATTGAATTAACCAGAACAGCTGTTTCGATTGAAAATGCCTCTGTTGCAAATGTTAACTTAGTCGAAAAACAATTGGGTGATCTTTCCAAGATAAAGGAATTCAAATTGAACGAATTCAGTTACGTTGCCGTTGGTAATGTTTCCAAATTGCCATTCAAAGatgaattataaattaacaACCTTATTCATATAGCGGCATCGCAGTGCTGACTTAACTATATATTCCTTTAAACatattgtaaatattttatcatttattttgttttggtTTCTCACTTTCTCCCcctctttctttttttatttatattcctCCACCTTTCTCCCCCCATCGTCACttcttatttattcaattatcCTTTTAATAGCCATTTTCATCTAATTAAGAGAATGATAATAACCTCACTGTATTGAAGccaagaaaattatttattttattgtatttttttttctctttatcttatttatattttctaactttatatacatatttatatatatatagttgtTTTTCTATAAAGATATcatttgtaaataaataaaagacaAGGAGAGAAAGAAGAAGCTTAAAATAGAGTATAGCAATCCTATATATCGATATTAAACTGTATATGTTACTACTTTATAAATACCCTAAGGTATGCAATGCCAAACCCTGTATTACATTGCCATCATTAAAATCCCCCTCTTTCACCGTCATACTTCAAACCTCACGGTCACGCAGATCTACGATATCGATGCCCGTTTCATCATGCTTGTAATACAAAATGGACAGTTACAGAATTTTATAACTTCTTGTTTAGTATATGTATAATGGCTTCACCAATTAAAACTATGTATCTCTATTAAAAGAAacgtttttttattcaacaGAAGCGGAGACtattggaaaaaaagaaaaatagcCCCCACCTCTCCTCCTATTCAGcatttttccattttagGCCTGCGCTATTTTGCCCatgttttgaaaaatacgtaatttcttcaataatcatattttagagttaaatatattaattaaattggTTTTACAGTAGTAACTCTTGCCAATTTTAGTTTTCAAGGACAAATTATAAATGGTTGA
The window above is part of the Henningerozyma blattae CBS 6284 chromosome 2, complete genome genome. Proteins encoded here:
- the QCR2 gene encoding ubiquinol--cytochrome-c reductase subunit 2 (similar to Saccharomyces cerevisiae QCR2 (YPR191W); ancestral locus Anc_7.548), encoding MLRSGLRKSMLAQSARFYNVSAVDTPSAVSSLAVRVRGGSRYSDKDGVSHLLSRFNYQDTAEKSSLRLVRESELLGGKLQSTVDREYITLSAQFLKQDLPYFVEAIGNVLSKTSFNKWELTESVLPAAQRDFQVSLLDSVKTAENGLFNLTFRNSDGLGKPVLYDGIEEINVDDIKNFSQKIYTKENIEIVGRAVNEADLKKFVEESAISQLPTGTSLASSQPPKTFSGEARYRSAVLGENVCGISVPVKKEQFDEFEVLANYLKSPLSGDSIYKTVDDCQLLRFNDIGLFTLYVKGTDPAQVGTNIKAIVNQLKQGQDITKAIELTRTAVSIENASVANVNLVEKQLGDLSKIKEFKLNEFSYVAVGNVSKLPFKDEL